From one Odontesthes bonariensis isolate fOdoBon6 chromosome 14, fOdoBon6.hap1, whole genome shotgun sequence genomic stretch:
- the LOC142398377 gene encoding E3 ubiquitin-protein ligase RNF212B-like isoform X3: MDWFHCNQCFTKRGSKFAVSSCGHICCEACIKSKQCSVCGASCSYLAISDEMKPQEKVFFKDPMKLIQSRLAHISQTAHFQRTQMERVTAHFKSKSSDLERRLKEVTEQSYRQLSELKRENADLKKQLSELKRETTELKKPLSQRRVSPAQFQTNGTQRVSLPVAVTSPVTPRSRAMSHIGSAESQRWPRERGASLSLATPASVASTSSYSSLHEQRTPPSFSTPTRAQTPVFQFPFMSGLSIRSPRH; this comes from the exons ATGGATTGGTTCCACTGTAACCAGTGCTTCACGAAGAGAGGCTCCAAGTTTGCTGTGTCCAGCTGTGGCCACATCTGCTGTGAGGCGTGCATTAAATCAA AGCAGTGCAGCGTGtgcggggccagctgcagttaCCTGGCCATCTCTGACGAG ATGAAGCCCCAAGAAAAAGTCTTTTTTAAGGACCCCATGAAACTCATTCAGTCAAGGCTGGCACACATATCCCAG ACTGCACATTTTCAGCGGACGCAGATGGAGAGAGTCACAGCTCACTTCAAGAGTAAATCTTCCGATCTGGAGCGGCGTCTGAAAGAAGTCACTGAGCAGAGTTACAG GCAACTGTCAGAGCTGAAAAGAGAGAATGCAGACTTGAAAAAGCAGCTGTCGGAGCTGAAAAGGGAAACCACAGAGTTAAAAAAGCCCCTTTCTCAGAGGAGG GTTTCTCCAGCACAGTTTCAAACGAATGG GACTCAGAGGGTGTCGCTCCCTGTGGCTGTTACCTCCCCAG TTACCCCTCGTTCAAGAGCCATGAG TCATATAGGCTCAGCGGAGTCCCAGAGGTGGCCCAGAGAACGAGGCGCCAGCCTCTCCTTAGCT ACTCCCGCTTCAGTTGCCTCCACTTCCAGCTACAGCTCTCTTCATGAACAAA GAACACCCCCATCTTTCAGCACTCCTACAAG AGCTCAGACTCCGGTTTTCCAGTTCCCGTTTATGAGTGGATTGTCGATACGCTCACCCAGACATTGA
- the LOC142398377 gene encoding uncharacterized protein LOC142398377 isoform X1, with translation MVKAEVSKMSRELDRLKKWIGSTVTSASRREAPSLLCPAVATSAVRRALNQSSAACAGPAAVTWPSLTRLMKPQEKVFFKDPMKLIQSRLAHISQTAHFQRTQMERVTAHFKSKSSDLERRLKEVTEQSYRQLSELKRENADLKKQLSELKRETTELKKPLSQRRVSPAQFQTNGTQRVSLPVAVTSPVTPRSRAMSHIGSAESQRWPRERGASLSLATPASVASTSSYSSLHEQRTPPSFSTPTRAQTPVFQFPFMSGLSIRSPRH, from the exons ATGGTTAAAGCAGAAGTAAGTAAAATG TCAAGGGAGCTGGATAGATTGAAAAAATGGATTGGTTCCACTGTAACCAGTGCTTCACGAAGAGAGGCTCCAAGTTTGCTGTGTCCAGCTGTGGCCACATCTGCTGTGAGGCGTGCATTAAATCAA AGCAGTGCAGCGTGtgcggggccagctgcagttaCCTGGCCATCTCTGACGAGGTTG ATGAAGCCCCAAGAAAAAGTCTTTTTTAAGGACCCCATGAAACTCATTCAGTCAAGGCTGGCACACATATCCCAG ACTGCACATTTTCAGCGGACGCAGATGGAGAGAGTCACAGCTCACTTCAAGAGTAAATCTTCCGATCTGGAGCGGCGTCTGAAAGAAGTCACTGAGCAGAGTTACAG GCAACTGTCAGAGCTGAAAAGAGAGAATGCAGACTTGAAAAAGCAGCTGTCGGAGCTGAAAAGGGAAACCACAGAGTTAAAAAAGCCCCTTTCTCAGAGGAGG GTTTCTCCAGCACAGTTTCAAACGAATGG GACTCAGAGGGTGTCGCTCCCTGTGGCTGTTACCTCCCCAG TTACCCCTCGTTCAAGAGCCATGAG TCATATAGGCTCAGCGGAGTCCCAGAGGTGGCCCAGAGAACGAGGCGCCAGCCTCTCCTTAGCT ACTCCCGCTTCAGTTGCCTCCACTTCCAGCTACAGCTCTCTTCATGAACAAA GAACACCCCCATCTTTCAGCACTCCTACAAG AGCTCAGACTCCGGTTTTCCAGTTCCCGTTTATGAGTGGATTGTCGATACGCTCACCCAGACATTGA
- the dhrs1 gene encoding dehydrogenase/reductase SDR family member 1: MALSGWVCVVTGASRGIGRGIALQLSEAGATVYITGRQEKTLKQTAAEVKERGGNCVPVICDSTKDEDIVGLFEQIKREQNGRLDLLVNNAYAGVQAIFENMGRKFWEVDPSMWDSINNTGLRGHYYFSVYGSRLMVAQGHGLIVTVSSMGGLRYLFNVPYGVGKAACDRLAGDMAVELKSRGVASVSLWPGAVQTELISQLVLEKVEPQGVDSKFKDVFSNGETTELSGMCIVNLAKDKNLMSLTGKVLMTCDLASRYGLKDIDGRDVADYTSLKFLLTQVPYLSWLSAVVPSFLRLPRFMLTLANGRF, encoded by the exons ATGGCCCTGTCTGGCTGGGTGTGTGTAGTTACAGGGGCCTCCAGGGGCATCGGCAGGGGAATAGCTCTCCAGCTGTCTGAGGCAGGAGCCACTGTCTACATCACTGGACGCCAAGAGAAGACTCTGAAACAAACTGCTGCCGAG GTAAAGGAGAGAGGTGGGAACTGCGTGCCGGTCATTTGCGATTCCACGAAAGATGAAGACATCGTGGGGCTTTTCGAACAGATCAAGCGTGAACAGAACGGCAGGCTGGATTTACTGGTTAACAACGCATATGCTGGAGTGCAG GCCATCTTTGAGAACATGGGTAGGAAATTCTGGGAAGTTGATCCGTCGATGTGGGACTCCATCAACAACACAGGCCTCAG GGGTCACTATTATTTCTCAGTCTATGGGTCCCGGTTGATGGTGGCTCAAGGTCATGGTTTGATAGTGACCGTTTCATCTATGGGTGGGCTGCGGTATCTCTTCAATGTGCCATACGGAGTTGGAAAGGCTGCG TGTGACAGGTTGGCAGGCGACATGGCGGTTGAGCTGAAGAGTCGGGGAGTGGCCTCTGTCAGCCTGTGGCCAGGAGCAGTGCAAACCGAGTTGATATCTCAGTTGGTCCTGGAGAAAGTTGAACCACAGGGTGTGGATAGCAAG TTCAAAGACGTATTTTCCAATGGAGAAACCACAGAGCTGAGCGGGATGTGCATCGTCAACCTGGCAAAAG ATAAAAATCTCATGTCGCTGACTGGGAAGGTGCTCATGACGTGTGACCTGGCGAGCCGCTATGGGCTTAAAGATATTGATG GGCGTGACGTAGCTGATTACACCTCCCTAAAGTTCCTCCTGACCCAGGTCCCCTACCTGTCTTGGCTCTCCGCCGTTGTGCCCTCATTCCTTCGCCTGCCTCGCTTCATGCTCACTCTGGCAAACGGCCGGTTCTAG
- the LOC142398376 gene encoding zona pellucida sperm-binding protein 3-like translates to MKLDCKADHMTLVWMDSRSQADTSLFRLGSCVPTSFTPREVFFNVELDDCNFRKLVTGNELNYTNDLVYSSPPDSYVHPFTLPVVCSFERPKDWFPRIYDPVFSTYGVENLVFHIGIMNADFSGPAESTTFPLGSLIPIMASVEQERHQPLLLLLEECVAATTPDLRPGSDLYPIITNMGCLVDSKSSRTKFEPREKSSELQLSLQAFRFAVAQEVYIHCTIVAWDPNGLDETKKACHYKKDHGWELLDDVAYSSLCDCCDFTCKSRKRRSLASGNGLAHKAVLGPLTITDFTS, encoded by the exons ATGAAACTGGACTGCAAGGCTGACCACATGACACTGGTCTGGATGGACAGCAGATCACAGGCTGACACTTCATTGTTCCGTCTTGGAAGCTGCGTTCCCACTAGCTTCACACCAAGAGAGGTGTTCTTCAATGTGGAGCTCGACGACTGTAACTTCAGGAAACTG GTGACTGGGAATGAGCTGAACTACACAAACGACTTGGTCTACTCTTCCCCTCCTGATTCTTATGTCCATCCCTTTACTCTCCCAGTTGTCTGCTCATTTGAGAG GCCCAAGGACTGGTTCCCAAGGATTTACGATCCAGTATTTTCTACATATGGTGTAGAAAACCTGGTGTTTCACATTGGAATTATGAATG CTGACTTTTCAGGCCCTGCTGAATCTACAACCTTCCCCCTGGGCTCCTTGATCCCCATCATGGCTAGTGTGGAGCAGGAGAGACATCAGCCTTTGCTGCTGCTTCTTGAGGAATGTGTTGCTGCCACAACCCCAGACCTTCGGCCAGGATCTGACTTGTATCCAATAATCACCAATATGGG ATGCCTTGTGGATAGTAAATCGTCACGCACAAAATTTGAACCAAGGGAAAAATCTTCAGAGCTCCAGCTATCCCTTCAAGCCTTTAGGTTTGCTGTTGCACAAGAG GTATACATCCACTGCACCATTGTGGCTTGGGACCCAAATGGGCTTGACGAAACCAAGAAGGCGTGCCACTACAAGAAGGATCATGG TTGGGAGCTCCTGGATGACGTGGCATACAGCAGTTTATGTGACTGCTGTGACTTCACCTGCAAGTCTAGAAAGAGAAGGAGTCTGGCATCAG GGAATGGTTTGGCACACAAAGCAGTCCTTGGACCACTTACCATCACAGACTTTACTTCCTGA
- the LOC142398377 gene encoding E3 ubiquitin-protein ligase RNF212B-like isoform X2, producing MVKAEVSKMSRELDRLKKWIGSTVTSASRREAPSLLCPAVATSAVRRALNQCSVCGASCSYLAISDEMKPQEKVFFKDPMKLIQSRLAHISQTAHFQRTQMERVTAHFKSKSSDLERRLKEVTEQSYRQLSELKRENADLKKQLSELKRETTELKKPLSQRRVSPAQFQTNGTQRVSLPVAVTSPVTPRSRAMSHIGSAESQRWPRERGASLSLATPASVASTSSYSSLHEQRTPPSFSTPTRAQTPVFQFPFMSGLSIRSPRH from the exons ATGGTTAAAGCAGAAGTAAGTAAAATG TCAAGGGAGCTGGATAGATTGAAAAAATGGATTGGTTCCACTGTAACCAGTGCTTCACGAAGAGAGGCTCCAAGTTTGCTGTGTCCAGCTGTGGCCACATCTGCTGTGAGGCGTGCATTAAATCAA TGCAGCGTGtgcggggccagctgcagttaCCTGGCCATCTCTGACGAG ATGAAGCCCCAAGAAAAAGTCTTTTTTAAGGACCCCATGAAACTCATTCAGTCAAGGCTGGCACACATATCCCAG ACTGCACATTTTCAGCGGACGCAGATGGAGAGAGTCACAGCTCACTTCAAGAGTAAATCTTCCGATCTGGAGCGGCGTCTGAAAGAAGTCACTGAGCAGAGTTACAG GCAACTGTCAGAGCTGAAAAGAGAGAATGCAGACTTGAAAAAGCAGCTGTCGGAGCTGAAAAGGGAAACCACAGAGTTAAAAAAGCCCCTTTCTCAGAGGAGG GTTTCTCCAGCACAGTTTCAAACGAATGG GACTCAGAGGGTGTCGCTCCCTGTGGCTGTTACCTCCCCAG TTACCCCTCGTTCAAGAGCCATGAG TCATATAGGCTCAGCGGAGTCCCAGAGGTGGCCCAGAGAACGAGGCGCCAGCCTCTCCTTAGCT ACTCCCGCTTCAGTTGCCTCCACTTCCAGCTACAGCTCTCTTCATGAACAAA GAACACCCCCATCTTTCAGCACTCCTACAAG AGCTCAGACTCCGGTTTTCCAGTTCCCGTTTATGAGTGGATTGTCGATACGCTCACCCAGACATTGA
- the LOC142399531 gene encoding zona pellucida sperm-binding protein 3-like, producing the protein MVCSLHCVLLFCLMAAGSVNAEMKLDCKADHMTLVWMDSRSQADTSLFRLGSCVPSSFTPREVFFNVELDDCNFRKLVTGNELNYTNDLVYSSSPDSYVHPFTLPVVCSFERPKDWFPRIYDPVFSTYGVENLVFHIGIMNADFSGPAESTTFPLGSLIPIMASVEQERHQPLLLLLEECVAATTPDLRPGSDLYPIITNMGCLVDSKSSRTKFEPREKSSELQLSLQAFRFAVAQEVYIHCTIVAWDPNGLDETKKACHYKKDHGWELLDDVAYSSLCDCCDFTCKSRKRRSLASGNGLAHKAVLGPLTITDFTS; encoded by the exons ATGGTTTGCTCTTTGCATTGTGTGCTGCTCTTCTGCCTGATGGCTGCCGGTTCAGTAAATGCAG AGATGAAACTGGACTGCAAGGCTGACCACATGACACTGGTCTGGATGGACAGCAGATCACAGGCTGACACTTCATTGTTCCGTCTTGGAAGCTGCGTTCCCTCTAGCTTCACACCAAGAGAGGTGTTCTTCAATGTGGAGCTCGACGACTGTAACTTCAGGAAACTG GTGACTGGGAATGAGCTGAACTACACAAACGACTTGGTCTACTCTTCCTCTCCTGATTCTTATGTCCATCCCTTTACTCTCCCAGTTGTCTGCTCATTTGAGAG GCCCAAGGACTGGTTCCCAAGGATTTACGATCCAGTATTTTCTACATATGGTGTAGAAAACCTGGTGTTTCACATTGGAATTATGAATG CTGACTTTTCAGGCCCTGCTGAATCCACAACCTTCCCCCTGGGCTCCTTGATCCCCATCATGGCTAGTGTGGAGCAGGAGAGACATCAGCCTTTGCTGCTGCTTCTTGAGGAATGTGTTGCTGCCACAACCCCAGACCTTCGGCCAGGATCTGACTTGTATCCAATAATCACCAATATGGG ATGCCTTGTGGATAGTAAATCGTCACGCACAAAATTTGAACCAAGGGAAAAATCTTCAGAGCTCCAGCTATCCCTTCAAGCCTTTAGGTTTGCTGTTGCACAAGAG GTATACATCCACTGCACCATTGTGGCTTGGGACCCAAATGGGCTTGATGAAACCAAGAAGGCATGCCACTACAAGAAGGATCATGG TTGGGAGCTCCTGGATGACGTGGCATACAGCAGTTTATGTGACTGTTGTGACTTCACCTGCAAGTCTAGAAAGAGAAGGAGTCTGGCATCAG GGAATGGTTTGGCACACAAAGCAGTCCTTGGACCACTTACCATCACAGACTTTACTTCCTGA
- the homeza gene encoding homeobox and leucine zipper encoding a — MASHSEHGDRNGQIVDTNGSFEGKVPKAECEEKVESELHRSASPAESNASGVASFTTNNNSVVCLPLVSEGLKLVWTQSDQTRELDTIPELVHAFNLFPYPSSREVTALARVCALPLDKVKVWFMVQRIKYGISWSSEEIEETRRKLAVPELCDETPETKEDAKLKSESNSSEELIIEDKDSDEEVPALTIFIPQTNSSKCESRDTYKPTKSTPPCFSSTLPPPQDSYFYHPPAETPPSTAADVSLDLSELPSRHHRHGRYKKSKAQLAALRKSFLRENWPAEAELRRLQEETGLSRNDIRKWFSDSRYQLRVGRGSLAAAQSYSHQTAEGGKHDPQSQPLPLVNQKSRQLNGVKGHEATRNNGIRNSHFFQTFLTNSLEAFGERVLETQGHEVMVELSGDGYSFKDEEQSEEQPLQLTKTCSTEPEAVQESTSSPYSSPSSSPQLAASPNKPLSYRFRTSKKSVHPAKTSPPQTSLCFSGASTSTSQALTPAGRPRKTKEQLDVLKQHFLRCQWPKSEDYTELVKLTSLPRADVIQWFGDTRYAVKNGQLRWVKGVRDQFLAELAMQQSGSGLTNGSGTSTRAGGSRKRKSPANGRSTESPDIQPLVAYYLSTGSLQEKDLDSLCKKSRMSYQQVRDWFAAQDDGETGPKPVVA, encoded by the coding sequence ATGGCATCACACTCTGAACACGGTGACAGGAATGGACAGATTGTGGACACAAATGGGTCTTTTGAAGGAAAAGTACCAAAGGCAGAATGTGAAGAAAAGGTTGAATCGGAGTTGCATCGCTCTGCCAGCCCCGCCGAAAGCAACGCAAGTGGAGTGGCCAgtttcaccaccaacaacaactcCGTTGTGTGCCTGCCTCTGGTTTCAGAGGGACTGAAATTAGTGTGGACGCAGTCTGATCAGACCAGAGAACTCGACACAATCCCGGAACTGGTCCACGCCTTTAACTTATTTCCATACCCGTCGTCCCGGGAGGTAACCGCCCTGGCCCGGGTATGTGCCTTGCCACTGGACAAAGTTAAAGTGTGGTTCATGGTACAGAGAATTAAATACGGTATTAGCTGGTCCTCGGAGGAAATTGAGGAGACGCGGCGAAAGCTGGCAGTCCCTGAGCTTTGTGATGAGACCCCCGAAACGAAAGAAGATGCCAAACTAAAGAGCGAAAGCAACAGTTCCGAGGAACTGATAATTGAGGATAAAGACAGCGATGAAGAGGTCCCTGCTCTGACCATCTTCATCCCACAGACTAACTCTTCTAAATGCGAGTCACGAGATACTTATAAACCAACCAAATCCACTCCTCCCTGCTTCAGTTCCACCCTCCCACCTCCTCAGGACTCGTACTTCTATCACCCACCAGCTGAGACGCCACCAAGTACCGCGGCCGATGTCTCCCTTGACCTCTCAGAGTTGCCGTCGCGGCATCACCGACACGGACGCTACAAAAAATCCAAAGCTCAGCTCGCTGCCCTGCGCAAAAGCTTTCTGAGAGAGAACTGGCCTGCAGAGGCAGAGCTCCGGCGCTTGCAGGAAGAAACGGGGCTGAGCCGGAATGACATTCGGAAATGGTTCAGTGACAGTCGTTACCAGCTGAGAGTGGGTCGAGGGAGCCTGGCGGCGGCCCAGAGCTATTCTCATCAAACTGCCGAAGGAGGTAAACACGATCCACAGTCTCAGCCTCTTCCACTTGTTAATCAAAAATCCCGTCAGCTGAACGGCGTCAAGGGCCACGAAGCAACACGCAACAATGGGATAAGAAATTCCCATTTCTTTCAGACTTTTTTGACAAACAGCCTCGAAGCATTTGGGGAAAGGGTCCTTGAGACGCAGGGGCACGAGGTTATGGTGGAGCTTTCGGGAGATGGGTACAGCTTTAAAGATGAGGAACAAAGTGAAGAACAACCTCTACAGCTGACCAAGACCTGCAGTACTGAGCCAGAAGCTGTCCAGGAATCCACATCTTCTCCCTATTCGTCACCCTCCTCCAGCCCACAACTCGCTGCCTCCCCAAATAAACCTCTTTCATACAGATTCCGCACATCAAAGAAGTCGGTGCATCCAGCCAAAACCAGCCCCCCTCAGACGTCTTTGTGCTTCTCGGGGGCCTCCACCTCTACATCCCAGGCCCTCACCCCAGCAGGGCGACCAAGAAAGACCAAGGAGCAGCTGGATGTGCTGAAGCAGCACTTCTTGAGGTGCCAGTGGCCCAAGAGTGAAGATTACACCGAACTCGTTAAGCTTACGAGTTTGCCCCGAGCAGACGTTATCCAGTGGTTTGGCGACACGCGCTACGCAGTCAAAAATGGCCAGCTGCGCTGGGTGAAGGGTGTCCGCGACCAGTTCTTGGCAGAACTGGCCATGCAGCAAAGCGGCAGCGGGTTGACAAACGGAAGCGGGACGTCCACTCGGGCCGGGGGCAGCCGCAAAAGGAAATCTCCTGCCAACGGAAGGAGCACGGAGTCCCCCGATATCCAGCCACTGGTGGCGTATTACCTTTCCACGGGCTCACTACAGGAAAAAGACCTTGACTCACTATGCAAGAAATCCAGAATGAGCTACCAGCAGGTGCGAGACTGGTTTGCAGCTCAGGATGACGGGGAGACTGGCCCCAAACCTGTTGTGGCCTAA